One genomic segment of Capricornis sumatraensis isolate serow.1 chromosome 6, serow.2, whole genome shotgun sequence includes these proteins:
- the HRCT1 gene encoding histidine-rich carboxyl terminus protein 1, whose product MLDLLESTTLVGLIIGTAAAFLLLLLLLAACLYSRQEEPDMERNRPAARRNRIRRAQPWISSGRGHLGHLHHFHHAGHMSHMPHANLHHHHLAHHHAHHHAAHHAARAHRGRH is encoded by the coding sequence aTGCTGGACCTCCTGGAGAGCACGACCCTCGTGGGCTTGATCATAGGCACTGCGGCGGCCTTtctactgctgttgctgctgctggccGCCTGCTTGTACTCCAGACAGGAGGAGCCTGACATGGAAAGGAACCGCCCCGCCGCAAGGAGAAACCGGATCAGGAGGGCCCAGCCTTGGATCTCCTCGGGCCGGGGCCACCTGGGACACTTGCACCATTTCCATCATGCTGGCCATATGTCTCACATGCCCCATGCgaacctccaccaccaccacctcgcCCACCACCATGCCCACCATCATGCCGCCCACCACGCTGCCCGTGCCCACCGAGGCCGCCACTGA
- the SPAAR gene encoding small regulatory polypeptide of amino acid response: protein METAVIGMVAVLFVVTVAITCVLCCFSCDSRSQDPQGAPSPSFTVATFHQEASLFTGPGRHAQPVAGARDFWTFM, encoded by the coding sequence ATGGAAACAGCAGTGATCGGAATGGTGGCTGTGCTATTCGTGGTCACCGTGGCCATCACCTGTGTCCTCTGCTGCTTCAGCTGTGACTCAAGGAGCCAGGATCCTCAGGGGGCCCCGAGCCCCAGCTTCACAGTAGCCACGTTTCACCAGGAGGCTTCTCTCTTCACTGGGCCGGGTCGCCATGCTCAGCCAGTGGCAGGTGCCCGGGACTTCTGGACCTTCATGTGA